From the Sebastes umbrosus isolate fSebUmb1 chromosome 2, fSebUmb1.pri, whole genome shotgun sequence genome, one window contains:
- the LOC119477737 gene encoding guanylyl cyclase-activating protein 2-like translates to MGQTQHTENSEQIDVKAIQDMYKKFVMECPSGLLFLHEFKRFFGVDPTGEASDYAENMFRAFDRNGDNTIDFLEFVAALNLVFRGDTEHKLRWSFKVYDKDGNGYVDRDELWSIIDSLFRIKKGSKTDVSDSQLTVDEVVDRILLAVDSDGDGHINLEEFIRGAQQDPWVLNMLKLDMNPAGWVLEQRRRSAHF, encoded by the exons atGGGGCAGACACAGCATACAGAGAACAGTGAGCAGATCGATGTCAAAGCAATTCAGGACATGTATAAAAAGTTTGTCATGGAGTGCCCAAGTGGACTACTTTTCCTGCACGAGTTCAAGCGTTTCTTCGGTGTGGACCCGACAGGGGAAGCGTCTGACTATGCGGAGAACATGTTTCGAGCTTTTGACCGAAATGGG GACAATACAATTGATTTCCTTGAGTTTGTGGCAGCACTGAACCTTGTTTTCCGGGGAGACACGGAGCATAAACTGCGCTGGTCATTCAAGGTGTATGACAAAGACGGAAACGGCTATGTGGACAGGGACGAACTATGGTCAATAATCGAT AGCCTCTTCCGGATAAAGAAAGGCTCAAAAACGGACGTGAGTGACTCACAGCTTACAGTAGATGAGGTTGTGGATCGAATATTACTGGCCGTCGATAGTGATGGAGATG GTCATATTAACCTGGAGGAGTTCATTAGAGGGGCGCAGCAGGACCCATGGGTGCTCAACATGTTGAAGCTGGACATGAACCCTGCTGGATGGGTGCTGGAGCAGCGGCGAAGGAGTGCGCACTTCTGA
- the LOC119477490 gene encoding guanylyl cyclase-activating protein 2-like, translating to MGQNQQVQAQDEELELNNIQDLYRSFITECPSGSLYLHEFKRMFGVHNGTPESQYMDSIFRAFDMNHDNTMDFIEYVAALNLVLRGKLEDKLRWSFKVFDSDENGRLDRNELRKIVKIIYRIKKGSVSDETGKQNLTAEEVCERIFQEVDVNSDGQITLDEFVEGAQRSPWLQNFLQLDVNPCGWVQRYLCDRKLMSAKDS from the exons ATGGGTCAAAATCAGCAAGTACAGGCACAGGACGAAGAACTGGAGTTGAACAACATCCAGGACCTCTACAGATCATTCATCACGGAGTGCCCGAGTGGATCTTTGTATCTGCACGAGTTCAAGAGGATGTTTGGAGTACATAATGGTACACCTGAATCCCAGTACATGGACAGCATCTTCCGAGCATTCGACATGAATCAT GACAACACAATGGATTTTATAGAGTATGTGGCGGCGCTTAATCTTGTCCTGCGTGGAAAACTTGAAGATAAGCTGCGGTGGTCTTTCAAAGTGTTTGACAGCGATGAAAACGGTCGACTAGACAGAAATGAACTACGGAAGATTGTTAAG ATAATCTATAGGATAAAGAAAGGCTCTGTGTCAGATGAAACAGGAAAACAGAACCTCACTGCTGAGGAGGTGTGTGAGCGCATCTTTCAGGAGGTCGATGTAAACAGTGATG GTCAGATTACGCTGGATGAGTTCGTCGAGGGGGCTCAGAGGAGTCCGTGGCTGCAGAACTTCCTGCAGCTTGATGTCAATCCATGCGGATGGGTCCAGAGGTACTTGTGTGACAGGAAACTCATGAGTGCCAAAGATTCCTGA
- the si:ch211-210p4.6 gene encoding malignant fibrous histiocytoma-amplified sequence 1 homolog translates to MDSRCGISWEELDLSGQKLKSLPQALQTHASSVDLQRNKLKRVTGISRFTHLTELNLSRNKIMEFSPEMHNLHKLEILYMNQNNIRAIPEGIFPHLRRLKFLKLSTNRLAKLPPDINQCTSITHLDLSKNCLQNIEPLVGLPKLKELLVERNQLTELPSKLFQNGSCELTVCKAMGNPLRCPPEEVCAGGVMDIQSYFRQMEENPNTRSGWTVKTMFLGSSMAGKSTLCRSLREGKPVAVAVEDRTEGIEISQLYAQEVRFLFWDFAGQEEYYLTHHVFITPRALVILTFDLASYSIVDPHSFKDQLWFWINNIQLRVPDSVVLLVGTHCDQCRDQEEVMEKKEDIEEKVEIMLAKRKTVLKHLKKNLEENMDVSLFTDQLDELDCLLEYNLKVLDLVTLDCTRAEDIAKLRSHILTCIQSESVFLCSESILPKSYEAVEQAIHTLVAQEEIPQHGIILLEELGDLILNHVEMSRESLHSILQFLLRYLHRIGVIVWYEDISVLSDRVFIQPSFLISMFKTIVRHDLVQQLEGVSRDLLMQEGALVKQKFTWVDDLRCRGTLHNAAMRILMRRELEKLDVDDDDLVGEVVGTKREEGIILTLLQHFEVCLPAFVGNYLNPQAPEFVPGGKQWESAGEAKRDPDGACLFPIYLKDDLVVCHKWGEDKQDDLSVHVYFLPEIPHGFFHRVIIKTCSLYPAHWVGREQCLLCCGNRLALVRQKNEDEDPFIEIRCRRPEKDEEFRQLWDLILAVMSKLFVLSRQWPGLTQQVHTPCPERGCPHYFTWRDWQELHNADFYNIVKEEKLVCQGGHTRRTELIFPRVRRLMTQPNEDDSK, encoded by the exons ATGGACTCTCGATGTG GAATCAGTTGGGAGGAATTGGACCTGTCAGGACAAAAACTGAAGTCCCTTCCTCAGGCTCTTCAAACGCATGCTAGCAGCGTGGATCTGCAGAGGAACAAACTGAAACGGGTCACCGGCATCTCCAGATTCACCCACCTGACGGAGCTTAATCTCTCCAGGAACAAGATCATGGAGTTTTCTCCAGAAATGCACAACCTGCACAAACTAGAGATACTCTACATGAACCAGAACAACATCAGAGCCATTCCAGAGGGAATCTTCCCACATCTTAGGAGGTTAAAGTTCCTAAAACTCAGCACCAATCGCTTGGCCAAGCTTCCTCCAGATATAAACCAATGCACCAGTATCACACACCTGGACCTTTCCAAGAACTGCCTGCAAAACATCGAACCACTAGTTGGTCTCCCAAAACTGAAGGAGCTTTTGGTTGAGAGGAACCAACTTACCGAGCTCCCGTCCAAGCTCTTCCAGAACGGTAGCTGTGAGCTGACCGTGTGCAAGGCCATGGGCAACCCACTTAGGTGCCCTCCAGAGGAGGTCTGTGCTGGAGGAGTCATGGACATCCAGAGCTACTTCCGTCAAATGGAGGAGAACCCAAACACACGCAGTGGGTGGACAGTCAAGACCATGTTCCTGGGCTCCTCCATGGCAGGGAAGTCCACACTCTGCCGCAGCCTGAGGGAAGGGAAGCCCGTGGCGGTGGCAGTGGAGGACCGGACTGAGGGAATCGAGATCAGTCAACTGTACGCGCAGGAAGTCCGTTTCCTTTTCTGGGACTTTGCAGGGCAAGAGGAGTATTACCTGACACACCATGTCTTCATCACACCACGGGCCCTTGTTATCCTTACTTTTGATTTAGCCAG CTACAGCATTGTAGACCCACATTCTTTCAAAGACCAACTGTGGTTCTGGATAAACAACATACAGCTGCGTGTGCCAGACTCAGTGGTCCTGCTGGTGGGAACACACTGCGACCAGTGCAGAGAccaggaggaggtgatggagaaGAAGGAAGACATTGAGGAGAAGGTAGAAATTATGTTGGCAAAGAGGAAGACGGTTTTAAAACACCTGAAGAAAaatctggaagaaaacatggatgTCTCTCTCTTTACGGACCAGCTAGATGAGCTGGATTGCCTTTTGGAATACAATTTGAAG GTTCTAGATCTTGTAACCCTTGACTGCACAAGGGCTGAGGATATTGCAAAACTCAGAAGTCACATTTTGACGTGCATTCAATCAgagagtgtgtttctgtgctctGAGAGCATCTTACCAAAAAGCTATGAAGCGGTGGAGCAAGCCATTCATACACTTGTGGCGCAAGAAGAAATTCCCCAACATG GTATTATTCTACTTGAAGAACTGGGTGATTTAATTCTAAACCATGTTGAAATGAGCAGAGAGAGTCTCCACTCCATCTTGCAATTCCTCTTGAGATATCTGCATCGGATTGGGGTGATCGTTTGGTACGAAGACATCAGTGTACTCAGTGACAGAGTTTTTATTCAGCCTTCCTTCCTCATCTCAATGTTCAAG ACTATCGTGCGACATGACCTGGTGCAGCAGCTGGAGGGGGTCTCCAGAGACCTTCTCATGCAGGAGGGGGCTCTGGTGAAACAGAAGTTCACCTGGGTGGATGACTTGAGGTGCAGAGGCACCCTACACAATGCAGCCATGCGCATCTTGATGCGCCGAGAGTTAGAGAAACTGGATGTGGATGACGATGACTTGGTCGGAGAGGTGGTGGGGACCAAAAGGGAGGAAGGCATAATACTCACCCTACTGCAGCATTTTGAGGTCTGCCTCCCCGCTTTTGTCGGGAACTACCTGAACCCCCAAGCACCAGAGTTCGTCCCTGGCGGAAAGCAGTGGGAGTCTGCCGGGGAGGCCAAGAGAGATCCAGATGGAGCCTGTCTCTTCCCCATCTACCTGAAGGACGACCTCGTAGTCTGCCACAAGTGGGGTGAGGACAAGCAAGATGACCTCAGTGTCCACGTGTACTTCCTTCCTGAGATTCCTCATGGCTTCTTCCACAG AGTGATCATCAAGACGTGCTCCCTGTACCCGGCTCACTGGGTGGGGAGAGAACAGTGTCTTCTCTGCTGTGGAAACAGACTGGCTCTGGTGAGACAGAAGAATGAAGATGAAGATCCGTTCATAGAGATACGCTGCAGGAGACCAGAGAAGGATGAGG agTTTCGTCAGTTGTGGGATCTGATCTTGGCGGTGATGTCCAAGTTGTTTGTGCTGTCCAGGCAGTGGCCAGGACTGACTCAGCAGGTGCACACACCCTGTCCAGAGAGAGGCTGTCCACACTACTTCACCTGGAGGGACTGGCAGGAGCTCCACAACGCTGACTTCTACAACAT TGTGAAGGAGGAGAAACTAGTTTGCCAGGGAGGCCACACACGACGGACGGAGCTGATTTTTCCAAGAG TGAGGCGTTTGATGACACAGCCCAACGAAGATGACTCCAAATGA